From a region of the Nonlabens sp. Hel1_33_55 genome:
- a CDS encoding glycosyltransferase family 4 protein has translation MRVLQIIDSLHPGGAERMAVQIANGLVGSIEFSALCCTREEGLLKEQLNKRATYLFANRSGRIGLSGLRRINEFINERKITHLHAHGTSCFTAFLLTITRPRLKLIWHDHYGNSEQLENRPIRLLKFISKKFNAIIVVNRQLQSWATQRQLSNKIFYLANFSSLNSSTTINDLNIPDTSDHRVVCLANLRPQKNHLMLLNVWRGLTKSHPEWSLLLVGKDFEDDYSATLKQFIKSNRLEESVFILGSRTDVSNILKQCQIGVLSSISEGLPLALLEYGTASLPVVTTDVGACREVVGNTGFVIEATQSEDFSNQLEKLITDPELRLDFGHKFYERVKANYGCEPYIEKLEGIYKSL, from the coding sequence ATGCGCGTATTACAGATTATAGATAGTCTACATCCAGGTGGTGCAGAGCGCATGGCGGTTCAAATAGCAAATGGATTGGTGGGAAGCATTGAATTTTCGGCATTATGTTGTACTAGGGAAGAGGGTTTATTGAAAGAACAGTTGAATAAAAGAGCTACTTATTTATTTGCTAACCGCTCCGGTCGAATAGGTTTATCAGGACTCAGGCGAATAAATGAATTCATTAATGAGAGAAAAATCACGCATTTGCACGCTCATGGAACTTCTTGTTTTACCGCTTTCCTACTAACAATTACAAGACCTAGGCTTAAGCTGATCTGGCACGATCATTACGGTAATTCAGAACAGTTAGAAAATAGACCAATACGATTGCTAAAATTTATTTCAAAGAAATTCAATGCGATAATAGTAGTTAATAGGCAGCTTCAATCGTGGGCTACGCAACGGCAGCTGAGCAATAAAATATTTTATTTAGCTAATTTCTCCAGCCTGAACAGCTCGACTACAATAAACGATCTTAACATACCAGATACATCTGATCACCGGGTAGTGTGCCTAGCAAATTTAAGACCGCAGAAGAATCATCTTATGTTATTGAACGTATGGCGAGGACTCACTAAGTCACATCCGGAATGGAGCTTACTACTGGTAGGTAAGGACTTTGAAGATGATTATAGTGCTACCTTGAAACAGTTTATCAAATCAAACAGATTAGAAGAAAGCGTGTTTATATTAGGTTCCAGAACTGATGTTTCCAATATTTTAAAACAATGCCAGATAGGTGTACTTAGTTCCATATCAGAAGGTCTACCATTGGCACTGCTCGAATATGGTACTGCAAGTTTGCCAGTAGTGACAACAGATGTAGGTGCGTGCAGGGAAGTCGTAGGGAATACAGGATTTGTAATTGAGGCGACTCAATCAGAAGATTTCAGTAATCAACTAGAGAAACTAATCACTGATCCAGAACTGCGACTGGATTTTGGTCATAAATTTTATGAACGAGTGAAAGCGAACTACGGTTGTGAACCGTATATCGAGAAACTTGAGGGTATTTATAAATCACTATGA